The genomic segment GCGGGTACGGCCTCGCCAAAACACGCTAAACCGCCGGATGGATTGACCGGCAAACGACCGCCCAATTTGGTGACGCCATCGCGTACCAGTTTTGCACCGTCGCCGCGCGCGCACAGTTGCAAATCTTCGTACCAATCCAACTCCAGCGCAGTGGACAAGTCATAGACTTCCGCCACCGACACATCTTCAGGGCCAATACCCGCTTCGGCGTAGGCTTTTTTCGGCAGCGCCGCGCGGAAAGAATGCGCTTCCATCGCCACCGCAGAATCGGTTGCCAAATCCGGCATTTCAATCACCGCCGAAGCAAAAGTTGGCGTGACGGTAGAAATCGCCGCGACTTTTACGGCATCACTGCGACCGATTTTTTTCGCGTATTCCGCTGAACAAACGATCAACGCCGCAGCGCCGTCAGAAGTCGCGCACACATCCATCAAGCGCAGCGGATCCGCCACCATCGCAGAAGCAGCAACATCCGCAGCGGTAAATTTTTCTTGTAGCGCGCATACGGATTGGTAAAACCGTGTTCTGCATTTTTCACTTTGACACTGGCAAAATCTTCCAGCGTGTCGCCGTACATTTCCATGCGACGGCGCGCATACAAGGCAAAATAACTCGGGTTGGTAATGCCCAAACGAAAACGCACCCAATCTGGATCTTCTGGCCGCTCACCCGGTGCCGGTTTCAAAAAACCTTTCGGCGTGGTATCAGAACCAATCACCAAAGCCACATCGCATTGACCGGATAAAATTTTTGTACGCGCTGCTGCTAATGCTTGCGAACCGGATGCACAAGCCGCGTAAGAAGTATTTACTTCTGCGCCCTGCCAACCGAGTGCTTGCGCAAAAGTTGCGCCGGCAACATAACCGGGGTAACCGCAACGCATCGTCGCCGCACCAGAAACAAATTGCACATCGCGCCAATTGATGCCTGCATCTTTTAATGCTGCACGCGCAGCGACGACACCGTATTCAACAAAATTTTTGCCCCATTTTCCCCACGGGTGCATGCCTACGCCGAGAATGGCAATTTCATTACTCATCATCAATTCCTCAGGCTACCGGCTTCCACTTCCATGTCAGTTTTACAGACTGTTCATCCTCGAACAGTTTTTCCAACACCAATTCCACATCCATGCCCGCTTTTAATTGCGACACTTCCACACCAGTGACGGCTTGACCGAGCACAATCATTTTTTCTTTCGCCAACTCCACCGCAATGATGGTGTACGGCACATACGGATCAGGCGACACATACGGCTCTGGTGGTTGATAACAAGCGTTAGTGAATGACCAAATTTTCCCGGTGCGCGACAGCTGCACTTCATCAAAACTTTCGCTGTTGCAATCCGGATTTTTGCAAAACACCGTCTGCTTCGGAAAATAATAAGTGCTGCAACTTTTGCACTGCGTGCCGATGAGATGCGGCTTTTCCGCATCCATCGTGAACCAGCCTTCAAGAACGGGAGCTGTCGGTTTCGTCATGGTCAATCAACCCAAAGCGGTTGCGCGAATATTGTGTGGATCCAACTGCGCCAGCAACGCCAATTGTTCAGCCGTCGGCTCAGCCGTGGTTGGAATATTTGCTGGAATATGCAGCGGAAAGCCAGTGTTTTCCACCACTTGTTCCACCGTCACACCCGGATGCAGTGAGTGAATCGCCACTTGGTGATTCGGGCCGCTGAAATCCAAGATGCACAAATTGGTGATGATCCAACGAATATCAACTAATTCTTGCAAGCTCCAACCTTTTGGCAAACGCGCAGGGTTGTAACCGATAGATGCCACCATGTCGCACTCATTTTCCACAAACACTTTTTTGTTGTGATTGGGAACAAAAAACGAGTTCGCGTGGCTGATGGAGTTACCAGGAAAACCGCGCACACCCAACATTTGCGTTTTCGGTTTTTTGTAGTCGGAACCGATCATAGAAATATTGGCCTGACCAAAACGATCAATCTGTGTTGGCCCCACCATTGCGTGGCGCTTTCCGCTCCACACATTATCAAAAATGCGTGAGAAACCCATCCAAGATTCAAATTGAGGTTTGTAATCGCCGCGTGGTCCAACCGGTACCGGTTCAGACACCATCCATGCTTCAGAATCTGTCATCAACATATCTGGATTGCATGTTTTCATCGCCAGTGATGCAGCTAAACGCGGCACAACACCAATACCGGTTGCCAAGACTTCGCCATTATTTTTCCACGCCTGTGATGCAGCACAAATAACCAGGTCTACGAGTGTGTATTCGCTCATGTCATTGTCTCCTGATTAAAATACGGGCAGTGGCAGCTGCTTGATTGCATCAAGTCCGCCCACTTTTTCTAAATAGTCTTTCTCGCTGCCAGCAATGTATTGATCAAAATACGCTTGCCAACCGCCTTCTTCTTTTGCCGACGCGTTGTACGCTTTGAAATGTTTGCTGTCAAAACCGTAGAGCGGTGCGCAAGAAGTTGGGTGTGCGCCACCGGCGATATGCACTACGCCCGTCGTTTCGCTGCGCTCCCAAAATACATAGCGCGCTTCTTCGCCTTGATGGAAATATTCGGTCTCCACCAATTCATCACAAGTTGCAAACGTTTTGTCCGCTGCGCGCACAAATATATCGTCCATGTAATGATCAGGACCTTTGATTTGGCAAACGCCGCGCGCATCGGCGCGATCAACATGCACTAACGCGACATCTAATTTAATCGCAGGCATTGCCACCCATTCTTTGTCGTCGTAAGGCGATGCAATCATTTTGAGATCAGGGTTGTGCTTCAACACATCGGTACCGATACCAATGCGCGTTGGAATAAACGGAATGTTGTAGCCCGCAGCTTTTAAGCCCAGCAGGAACATACCTTCATCCACTTCCATCACTTCGATGTCGCCGTTTTGGCGCGCTTTACGGAAGTAGGGCTCGAGCGGAATAAAGTCCAAAGATACGAAAGCGA from the Pseudomonadales bacterium genome contains:
- a CDS encoding beta-ketoacyl synthase N-terminal-like domain-containing protein; the encoded protein is MSNEIAILGVGMHPWGKWGKNFVEYGVVAARAALKDAGINWRDVQFVSGAATMRCGYPGYVAGATFAQALGWQGAEVNTSYAACASGSQALAAARTKILSGQCDVALVIGSDTTPKGFLKPAPGERPEDPDWVRFRLGITNPSYFALYARRRMEMYGDTLEDFASVKVKNAEHGFTNPYARYKKNLPLRMLLLLRWWRIRCA
- a CDS encoding Zn-ribbon domain-containing OB-fold protein — translated: MTKPTAPVLEGWFTMDAEKPHLIGTQCKSCSTYYFPKQTVFCKNPDCNSESFDEVQLSRTGKIWSFTNACYQPPEPYVSPDPYVPYTIIAVELAKEKMIVLGQAVTGVEVSQLKAGMDVELVLEKLFEDEQSVKLTWKWKPVA
- a CDS encoding ketoacid CoA transferase, whose translation is MSEYTLVDLVICAASQAWKNNGEVLATGIGVVPRLAASLAMKTCNPDMLMTDSEAWMVSEPVPVGPRGDYKPQFESWMGFSRIFDNVWSGKRHAMVGPTQIDRFGQANISMIGSDYKKPKTQMLGVRGFPGNSISHANSFFVPNHNKKVFVENECDMVASIGYNPARLPKGWSLQELVDIRWIITNLCILDFSGPNHQVAIHSLHPGVTVEQVVENTGFPLHIPANIPTTAEPTAEQLALLAQLDPHNIRATALG
- a CDS encoding CoA-transferase, giving the protein MNKVMTAADVVSQLRDGMTIGIGGWGPRRKPMALVREILRSNLKDLTVVAYGGADVGMLCAAGKVKKVIFAFVSLDFIPLEPYFRKARQNGDIEVMEVDEGMFLLGLKAAGYNIPFIPTRIGIGTDVLKHNPDLKMIASPYDDKEWVAMPAIKLDVALVHVDRADARGVCQIKGPDHYMDDIFVRAADKTFATCDELVETEYFHQGEEARYVFWERSETTGVVHIAGGAHPTSCAPLYGFDSKHFKAYNASAKEEGGWQAYFDQYIAGSEKDYLEKVGGLDAIKQLPLPVF